The Scylla paramamosain isolate STU-SP2022 unplaced genomic scaffold, ASM3559412v1 Contig31, whole genome shotgun sequence genome contains a region encoding:
- the LOC135097757 gene encoding nucleolar complex protein 4 homolog isoform X4 gives MATQKTGRRTVKNLVKEFKADRVKNANIIVDIMERLESSDTGTTLSAVTGLHHVFTHLLLERAIQRTFKSEGEDSARNKLNKWYKEMFEDTLKSFHKLLNHPEKGVQELALSSLLKLLQCEGLHPIIRKTSYGFPYKRLKVIIAEVVSVSEDHRHLVTLLQEYLECQDFLFYTLLLKVPPPGSSRPLVPPLLFLRPPQEEKQRKKHKKEEEEEEEEEGGGQPTFSLPYPDARHALNVIWPAILNYPLTPELFRRVLVALPDLAMPHLDKPLALTGFFMESYNMGGAISLLALQGVFILINKHDLDYPDFYKKLYALLEPTVFHVKYRARFFMLCDLFLSSTHLPEYIAASFVKRLARLSLMAPSCCLPLIIKFILNLLIRFPGLKKLVHNTSVTDHAGDPYQPGEADPALTKANQSSLWEVATLQHHGMPVVSRAAQFTKKQALPQTEVDLGELVDQGYDELFERSCKVTVKEGIATTFVRPQGLFLYPEGKMADTWAI, from the exons ATGGCGACccaaaaaacaggaagaagaacagtgaagaATTTAGTGAAAGAATTTAAAGCAGACAGAGTGAAAAATGCAAATATTATTGTCGACATTATGGAAAGACTGGAG agcAGTGACACAGGAACCACCCTCTCTGCTGTGACGGGTCTTCACCATGTTTTCACCCACTTGCTGTTAGAGAGAGCCATCCAGAGGACATTTAAAAGTGAAg GGGAGGACAGCGCGAGGAACAAGCTTAACAAATGGTACAAGGAAATGTTTGAGGATACACTAAAGTCTTTTCATAAACTACTTAATCACCCTG AGAAGGGCGTGCAGGAGCTGGCCTTGTCCTCCCTCCTGAAGTTGCTGCAGTGTGAAGGTCTACATCCAATCATAAGGAAGACTAGCTATGGTTTTCCCTACAAGAGACTTAAG gtcatcATAGCAGAGGTCGTGTCAGTCTCGGAGGACCATCGCCATCTTGTCACCCTTCTACAGGAGTACTTGGAGTGTCAAGATTTCCTTTTCTACACTCTGCTG CTCAAGGTGCCCCCCCCAGGATCCAGCCGCCCCCTTGTGCCCCCCCTGCTCTTCCTTCGTCCCCCACAAGAAg agaagcaaaggaaaaagcacaaaaaagaagaagaagaagaagaagaagaagaaggaggaggacagccaaccttctctctcccttaccctgACGCGCGCCACGCCCTGAACGTCATCTGGCCGGCTATATTAAACTACCCCCTTACCCCAGAGCTGTTCCGCAGGGTCCTGGTAGCCTTACCTGACCTTGCAATGCCCCATCTAGACAAACCTCTCGCTCTTACTGGGTTCTTCATGGAGTCGTACAATATGG gtgGCGCCATCAGCCTTCTAGCCCTCCAGGGAGTGTTCATTCTTATCAACAAACACGATCT agACTACCCCGATTTCTACAAGAAGCTGTACGCATTATTGGAACCCACAGTCTTCCACGTCAAATATCGCGCAAGATTCTTCATGCTTTGTGACCTATTCCTCTCATCCAC GCACCTCCCTGAGTACATCGCAGCCTCGTTTGTGAAGCGCCTGGCCCGTCTCTCCCTCATGGCTCCATCCTGCTGCCTCCCTTTAATCATTAAATTCATTCTCAACCTTTTAATTCGCTTTCCCGGCCTGAAGAAACTTGTCCACAACACGTCCGTTACTG ACCACGCAGGCGACCCCTACCAACCGGGGGAGGCAGACCCGGCGCTCACCAAGGCCAATCAGAGCAGTTTGTGGGAGgtggcaacactgcaacaccACGGGATGCCTGTAGTCTCTCGTGCCGCGCAATTTACAAAGAAACAAGCTCTTCCACAAACTGAGGTGGATCTTGGGGAGCTTGTGGATCAGGGATATGATGAG TTATTTGAAAGGTCATGCAAGGTCACAGTGAAGGAGGGCATCGCTACGACCTTTGTCAGACCCCAGGGACTCTTTCTGTATCCCGAGGGCAAGATGGCAGACACCTGGGCCATATGA
- the LOC135097771 gene encoding LOW QUALITY PROTEIN: serine hydroxymethyltransferase-like (The sequence of the model RefSeq protein was modified relative to this genomic sequence to represent the inferred CDS: inserted 1 base in 1 codon; deleted 1 base in 1 codon) — protein MPSLLAEFGGRTTVDLHLETHYNTTTTMTCTPIDLTRPLEEDDPELCDIIKKEKKRQFLGLEMIASENFTSRAVNDCLSSCLTNKYSEGMVGQRYYGGNEYVDEVEKLCQKRSVAAFHLNPEQWGVNVQPYSGSPANFAVYTALVEPHGRIMGLDLPDGGHLTHGFYTATKKVSATSIFFESMPYKIDPAKELIDYDKLEETARLFKPKMIIAGVSCYPRHLDYRRFREICDQNGALLLADMSHVSGLVAAKLTSDPFEYCDVVTTTTHKTLRGPRSGVIFYRRGQKGTDKAGNPIFYDYEDKINQAVFPGLQGGPHNHQIAGIAVAMRQAXPPAFTEYQKQVISNAKALAEGLMGAGYKVVTGGTDNHLVWLDLRPAGLSGGKAERVLEEVAISVNKNTVPGDKSALNPSGLRIGTPALTTRGMKEEDMKKIVAFMDEAFRLAKDVQIKSGPKLVDFKRILTSNEFKGQIGDLKGRIEGYAGQFPLPGRPDL, from the exons ATGCCGTCTCTTCTAGCTGAATTTGGCGGGAGAACGACGGTGGATCTGCACTTAGAAACTCATTATAA caccaccaccaccatgacctgcACCCCCATTGACCTGACCCGACCCCTGGAGGAGGATGACCCTGAGCTCTGTGACATCATTAAGAAGGAGAAG aagCGGCAGTTCCTTGGTTTAGAAATGATTGCTTCAGAAAATTTTACGTCTCGAGCTGTAAACGACTGTCTTTCATCTTGCCTCACCAACAAGTACTCAGAAGGAATGGTGGGCCAGAG GTATTACGGTGGAAACGAATATGTGGATGAAGTTGAGAAGCTCTGTCAAAAGCGGTCCGTTGCAGCCTTCCACTTGAATCCGGAACAGTGGGGAGTCAATGTACAACCTTACTCCGGATCGCCCGCTAATTTTGCCGTCTATACTGCCCTTGTGGAACCCCATGGAAGGATTATGG GCCTTGACCTACCCGATGGAGGCCACTTGACCCACGGCTTTTACACGGCGACC AAAAAGGTTTCAGCAACATCGATCTTTTTTGAATCTATGCCTTACAAGATCGACCCAGCCAAAGAACTGATCGATTATGACAAGTTGGAGGAAACTGCCAGGCTTTTTAAACCAAAAATGATCATTGCAG GAGTGAGTTGTTACCCTCGCCATCTTGACTACAGAAGGTTCCGAGAAATCTGTGATCAGAACGGAGCGCTTCTATTGGCTGATATGTCCCACGTCAGCGGATTGGTCGCCGCCAAGTTGACCTCTGACCCCTTCGAGTACTGTGATgttgttactaccactacccaCAAGACCCTGAGGGGACCTAGAAGTGGAGTCATCTTCTACAGGAGAG gcCAGAAGGGGACAGACAAGGCAGGTAACCCCATTTTCTATGACTATGAAGACAAGATCAACCAGGCAGTATTCCCAGGACTGCAGGGGGGACCGCACAACCACCAGATTGCCGGCATTGCTGTGGCCATGAGGCAGG ACCCTCCAGCCTTTACAGAGTACCAGAAGCAG gtgatCAGCAATGCCAAGGCTCTAGCGGAGGGGCTGATGGGGGCTGGTTACAAGGTCGTTACAGGGGGCACTGACAATCACCTCGTTTGGCTTGACCTTCGACCTGCTGGCCTCTCTGGGGGCAAGGCAGAGAGGGTGCTAGAGGAGGTCGCCATCTCCGTCAACAAAAATACAG tgccAGGGGACAAGTCGGCACTCAACCCCAGTGGCCTCAGGATTGGCACTCCAGCACTAACAAcaagagggatgaaggaggaagacatgaaGAAGATCGTAGCCTTCATGGAcgagg cCTTTCGCCTAGCTAAAGACGTCCAGATCAAGAGTGGTCCAAAATTAGTCGACTTCAAACGGATTCTGACCAGCAACGAGTTTAAAGGTCAAATTGGTGACCTTAAGGGACGGATCGAGGGTTACGCCGGCCAGTTCCCCCTCCCTGGACGACCTGACCTTTGA
- the LOC135097757 gene encoding nucleolar complex protein 4 homolog isoform X3: protein MATQKTGRRTVKNLVKEFKADRVKNANIIVDIMERLESSDTGTTLSAVTGLHHVFTHLLLERAIQRTFKSEGEDSARNKLNKWYKEMFEDTLKSFHKLLNHPEKGVQELALSSLLKLLQCEGLHPIIRKTSYGFPYKRLKVIIAEVVSVSEDHRHLVTLLQEYLECQDFLFYTLLLKVPPPGSSRPLVPPLLFLRPPQEAEKQRKKHKKEEEEEEEEEGGGQPTFSLPYPDARHALNVIWPAILNYPLTPELFRRVLVALPDLAMPHLDKPLALTGFFMESYNMGGAISLLALQGVFILINKHDLDYPDFYKKLYALLEPTVFHVKYRARFFMLCDLFLSSTHLPEYIAASFVKRLARLSLMAPSCCLPLIIKFILNLLIRFPGLKKLVHNTSVTDHAGDPYQPGEADPALTKANQSSLWEVATLQHHGMPVVSRAAQFTKKQALPQTEVDLGELVDQGYDELFERSCKVTVKEGIATTFVRPQGLFLYPEGKMADTWAI, encoded by the exons ATGGCGACccaaaaaacaggaagaagaacagtgaagaATTTAGTGAAAGAATTTAAAGCAGACAGAGTGAAAAATGCAAATATTATTGTCGACATTATGGAAAGACTGGAG agcAGTGACACAGGAACCACCCTCTCTGCTGTGACGGGTCTTCACCATGTTTTCACCCACTTGCTGTTAGAGAGAGCCATCCAGAGGACATTTAAAAGTGAAg GGGAGGACAGCGCGAGGAACAAGCTTAACAAATGGTACAAGGAAATGTTTGAGGATACACTAAAGTCTTTTCATAAACTACTTAATCACCCTG AGAAGGGCGTGCAGGAGCTGGCCTTGTCCTCCCTCCTGAAGTTGCTGCAGTGTGAAGGTCTACATCCAATCATAAGGAAGACTAGCTATGGTTTTCCCTACAAGAGACTTAAG gtcatcATAGCAGAGGTCGTGTCAGTCTCGGAGGACCATCGCCATCTTGTCACCCTTCTACAGGAGTACTTGGAGTGTCAAGATTTCCTTTTCTACACTCTGCTG CTCAAGGTGCCCCCCCCAGGATCCAGCCGCCCCCTTGTGCCCCCCCTGCTCTTCCTTCGTCCCCCACAAGAAg CagagaagcaaaggaaaaagcacaaaaaagaagaagaagaagaagaagaagaagaaggaggaggacagccaaccttctctctcccttaccctgACGCGCGCCACGCCCTGAACGTCATCTGGCCGGCTATATTAAACTACCCCCTTACCCCAGAGCTGTTCCGCAGGGTCCTGGTAGCCTTACCTGACCTTGCAATGCCCCATCTAGACAAACCTCTCGCTCTTACTGGGTTCTTCATGGAGTCGTACAATATGG gtgGCGCCATCAGCCTTCTAGCCCTCCAGGGAGTGTTCATTCTTATCAACAAACACGATCT agACTACCCCGATTTCTACAAGAAGCTGTACGCATTATTGGAACCCACAGTCTTCCACGTCAAATATCGCGCAAGATTCTTCATGCTTTGTGACCTATTCCTCTCATCCAC GCACCTCCCTGAGTACATCGCAGCCTCGTTTGTGAAGCGCCTGGCCCGTCTCTCCCTCATGGCTCCATCCTGCTGCCTCCCTTTAATCATTAAATTCATTCTCAACCTTTTAATTCGCTTTCCCGGCCTGAAGAAACTTGTCCACAACACGTCCGTTACTG ACCACGCAGGCGACCCCTACCAACCGGGGGAGGCAGACCCGGCGCTCACCAAGGCCAATCAGAGCAGTTTGTGGGAGgtggcaacactgcaacaccACGGGATGCCTGTAGTCTCTCGTGCCGCGCAATTTACAAAGAAACAAGCTCTTCCACAAACTGAGGTGGATCTTGGGGAGCTTGTGGATCAGGGATATGATGAG TTATTTGAAAGGTCATGCAAGGTCACAGTGAAGGAGGGCATCGCTACGACCTTTGTCAGACCCCAGGGACTCTTTCTGTATCCCGAGGGCAAGATGGCAGACACCTGGGCCATATGA
- the LOC135097757 gene encoding nucleolar complex protein 4 homolog isoform X1 yields the protein MATQKTGRRTVKNLVKEFKADRVKNANIIVDIMERLESSDTGTTLSAVTGLHHVFTHLLLERAIQRTFKSEGEDSARNKLNKWYKEMFEDTLKSFHKLLNHPEKGVQELALSSLLKLLQCEGLHPIIRKTSYGFPYKRLKVIIAEVVSVSEDHRHLVTLLQEYLECQDFLFYTLLAVTEVVKTHAQTHTQTDTLTETPVTFMNNLILLVEKLKVPPPGSSRPLVPPLLFLRPPQEAEKQRKKHKKEEEEEEEEEGGGQPTFSLPYPDARHALNVIWPAILNYPLTPELFRRVLVALPDLAMPHLDKPLALTGFFMESYNMGGAISLLALQGVFILINKHDLDYPDFYKKLYALLEPTVFHVKYRARFFMLCDLFLSSTHLPEYIAASFVKRLARLSLMAPSCCLPLIIKFILNLLIRFPGLKKLVHNTSVTDHAGDPYQPGEADPALTKANQSSLWEVATLQHHGMPVVSRAAQFTKKQALPQTEVDLGELVDQGYDELFERSCKVTVKEGIATTFVRPQGLFLYPEGKMADTWAI from the exons ATGGCGACccaaaaaacaggaagaagaacagtgaagaATTTAGTGAAAGAATTTAAAGCAGACAGAGTGAAAAATGCAAATATTATTGTCGACATTATGGAAAGACTGGAG agcAGTGACACAGGAACCACCCTCTCTGCTGTGACGGGTCTTCACCATGTTTTCACCCACTTGCTGTTAGAGAGAGCCATCCAGAGGACATTTAAAAGTGAAg GGGAGGACAGCGCGAGGAACAAGCTTAACAAATGGTACAAGGAAATGTTTGAGGATACACTAAAGTCTTTTCATAAACTACTTAATCACCCTG AGAAGGGCGTGCAGGAGCTGGCCTTGTCCTCCCTCCTGAAGTTGCTGCAGTGTGAAGGTCTACATCCAATCATAAGGAAGACTAGCTATGGTTTTCCCTACAAGAGACTTAAG gtcatcATAGCAGAGGTCGTGTCAGTCTCGGAGGACCATCGCCATCTTGTCACCCTTCTACAGGAGTACTTGGAGTGTCAAGATTTCCTTTTCTACACTCTGCTG gcagtcaCAGAGGTGGTcaaaacacacgcacagacacacacacagacagacacactgacagaGACACCAGTTACATTTATGAACAATTTAATCCTATTGGTGGAGAAGCTCAAGGTGCCCCCCCCAGGATCCAGCCGCCCCCTTGTGCCCCCCCTGCTCTTCCTTCGTCCCCCACAAGAAg CagagaagcaaaggaaaaagcacaaaaaagaagaagaagaagaagaagaagaagaaggaggaggacagccaaccttctctctcccttaccctgACGCGCGCCACGCCCTGAACGTCATCTGGCCGGCTATATTAAACTACCCCCTTACCCCAGAGCTGTTCCGCAGGGTCCTGGTAGCCTTACCTGACCTTGCAATGCCCCATCTAGACAAACCTCTCGCTCTTACTGGGTTCTTCATGGAGTCGTACAATATGG gtgGCGCCATCAGCCTTCTAGCCCTCCAGGGAGTGTTCATTCTTATCAACAAACACGATCT agACTACCCCGATTTCTACAAGAAGCTGTACGCATTATTGGAACCCACAGTCTTCCACGTCAAATATCGCGCAAGATTCTTCATGCTTTGTGACCTATTCCTCTCATCCAC GCACCTCCCTGAGTACATCGCAGCCTCGTTTGTGAAGCGCCTGGCCCGTCTCTCCCTCATGGCTCCATCCTGCTGCCTCCCTTTAATCATTAAATTCATTCTCAACCTTTTAATTCGCTTTCCCGGCCTGAAGAAACTTGTCCACAACACGTCCGTTACTG ACCACGCAGGCGACCCCTACCAACCGGGGGAGGCAGACCCGGCGCTCACCAAGGCCAATCAGAGCAGTTTGTGGGAGgtggcaacactgcaacaccACGGGATGCCTGTAGTCTCTCGTGCCGCGCAATTTACAAAGAAACAAGCTCTTCCACAAACTGAGGTGGATCTTGGGGAGCTTGTGGATCAGGGATATGATGAG TTATTTGAAAGGTCATGCAAGGTCACAGTGAAGGAGGGCATCGCTACGACCTTTGTCAGACCCCAGGGACTCTTTCTGTATCCCGAGGGCAAGATGGCAGACACCTGGGCCATATGA
- the LOC135097757 gene encoding nucleolar complex protein 4 homolog isoform X2 has product MATQKTGRRTVKNLVKEFKADRVKNANIIVDIMERLESSDTGTTLSAVTGLHHVFTHLLLERAIQRTFKSEGEDSARNKLNKWYKEMFEDTLKSFHKLLNHPEKGVQELALSSLLKLLQCEGLHPIIRKTSYGFPYKRLKVIIAEVVSVSEDHRHLVTLLQEYLECQDFLFYTLLAVTEVVKTHAQTHTQTDTLTETPVTFMNNLILLVEKLKVPPPGSSRPLVPPLLFLRPPQEEKQRKKHKKEEEEEEEEEGGGQPTFSLPYPDARHALNVIWPAILNYPLTPELFRRVLVALPDLAMPHLDKPLALTGFFMESYNMGGAISLLALQGVFILINKHDLDYPDFYKKLYALLEPTVFHVKYRARFFMLCDLFLSSTHLPEYIAASFVKRLARLSLMAPSCCLPLIIKFILNLLIRFPGLKKLVHNTSVTDHAGDPYQPGEADPALTKANQSSLWEVATLQHHGMPVVSRAAQFTKKQALPQTEVDLGELVDQGYDELFERSCKVTVKEGIATTFVRPQGLFLYPEGKMADTWAI; this is encoded by the exons ATGGCGACccaaaaaacaggaagaagaacagtgaagaATTTAGTGAAAGAATTTAAAGCAGACAGAGTGAAAAATGCAAATATTATTGTCGACATTATGGAAAGACTGGAG agcAGTGACACAGGAACCACCCTCTCTGCTGTGACGGGTCTTCACCATGTTTTCACCCACTTGCTGTTAGAGAGAGCCATCCAGAGGACATTTAAAAGTGAAg GGGAGGACAGCGCGAGGAACAAGCTTAACAAATGGTACAAGGAAATGTTTGAGGATACACTAAAGTCTTTTCATAAACTACTTAATCACCCTG AGAAGGGCGTGCAGGAGCTGGCCTTGTCCTCCCTCCTGAAGTTGCTGCAGTGTGAAGGTCTACATCCAATCATAAGGAAGACTAGCTATGGTTTTCCCTACAAGAGACTTAAG gtcatcATAGCAGAGGTCGTGTCAGTCTCGGAGGACCATCGCCATCTTGTCACCCTTCTACAGGAGTACTTGGAGTGTCAAGATTTCCTTTTCTACACTCTGCTG gcagtcaCAGAGGTGGTcaaaacacacgcacagacacacacacagacagacacactgacagaGACACCAGTTACATTTATGAACAATTTAATCCTATTGGTGGAGAAGCTCAAGGTGCCCCCCCCAGGATCCAGCCGCCCCCTTGTGCCCCCCCTGCTCTTCCTTCGTCCCCCACAAGAAg agaagcaaaggaaaaagcacaaaaaagaagaagaagaagaagaagaagaagaaggaggaggacagccaaccttctctctcccttaccctgACGCGCGCCACGCCCTGAACGTCATCTGGCCGGCTATATTAAACTACCCCCTTACCCCAGAGCTGTTCCGCAGGGTCCTGGTAGCCTTACCTGACCTTGCAATGCCCCATCTAGACAAACCTCTCGCTCTTACTGGGTTCTTCATGGAGTCGTACAATATGG gtgGCGCCATCAGCCTTCTAGCCCTCCAGGGAGTGTTCATTCTTATCAACAAACACGATCT agACTACCCCGATTTCTACAAGAAGCTGTACGCATTATTGGAACCCACAGTCTTCCACGTCAAATATCGCGCAAGATTCTTCATGCTTTGTGACCTATTCCTCTCATCCAC GCACCTCCCTGAGTACATCGCAGCCTCGTTTGTGAAGCGCCTGGCCCGTCTCTCCCTCATGGCTCCATCCTGCTGCCTCCCTTTAATCATTAAATTCATTCTCAACCTTTTAATTCGCTTTCCCGGCCTGAAGAAACTTGTCCACAACACGTCCGTTACTG ACCACGCAGGCGACCCCTACCAACCGGGGGAGGCAGACCCGGCGCTCACCAAGGCCAATCAGAGCAGTTTGTGGGAGgtggcaacactgcaacaccACGGGATGCCTGTAGTCTCTCGTGCCGCGCAATTTACAAAGAAACAAGCTCTTCCACAAACTGAGGTGGATCTTGGGGAGCTTGTGGATCAGGGATATGATGAG TTATTTGAAAGGTCATGCAAGGTCACAGTGAAGGAGGGCATCGCTACGACCTTTGTCAGACCCCAGGGACTCTTTCTGTATCCCGAGGGCAAGATGGCAGACACCTGGGCCATATGA